A DNA window from Hypanus sabinus isolate sHypSab1 chromosome 27, sHypSab1.hap1, whole genome shotgun sequence contains the following coding sequences:
- the bcl2l16 gene encoding BCL2 like 16 isoform X1 has protein sequence MIKVIFRCCTLPPDTRDSSSTEQLNNPVSEAVTMGQSTEHVVQEAYVMSQDYIRYVTGRASKAAPSVTAATLRHAGDDLLVKYPIFFKRWPRVFRDVSSDDACDYLFRILDEHFQPEKPWQKKELTWSGILSIYVLAGQLAIHCQKNGMESVLEELELRVGKYVESNVCPSIRERGGWSGFVERYAEKEEPENMVIRVCCGMLLLLATMSLTYYIYRRL, from the exons TTATTTTTAGATGCTGCACGCTGCCTCCTGATACCCGAGACTCCAGCAGCACAGAGCAGCTCAATAACCCTGTCTCGGAGGCTGTGACGATGGGACAAAGCACCGAACATGTGGTGCAGGAGGCCTACGTAATGTCGCAGGACTACATCAGGTACGTGACTGGTAGGGCGTCAAAGGCAGCTCCCAGTGTGACGGCAGCCACCCTGAGGCATGCAGGCGACGACCTCCTGGTGAAATACCCCATCTTCTTCAAGCGATGGCCCCGGGTTTTCAGGGACGTTAGCTCCGACGACGCCTGCGACTACTTATTCAGGATTCTGGACGAGCATTTTCAACCAGAGAAACCCTGGCAGAAGAAAGAGCTGACTTGGAGTGGTATCCTTTCTATTTATGTGCTGGCAGGGCAGCTGGCTATACACTGTCAAAAGAATGGCATGGAGtcagtgctggaggagctggaACTCAGAGTTGGAAAGTACGTGGAGAGTAACGTATGCCCAAGCATTAGAGAAAGAGGAGGATGG TCTGGTTTCGTGGAGCGCTACGCCGAGAAGGAAGAGCCAGAAAACATGGTGATTCGCGTATGCTGTGGAATGTTACTCCTGTTGGCCACCATGTCCCTCACTTACTACATTTACAGGAGGTTGTGA
- the bcl2l16 gene encoding BCL2 like 16 isoform X2, protein MGQSTEHVVQEAYVMSQDYIRYVTGRASKAAPSVTAATLRHAGDDLLVKYPIFFKRWPRVFRDVSSDDACDYLFRILDEHFQPEKPWQKKELTWSGILSIYVLAGQLAIHCQKNGMESVLEELELRVGKYVESNVCPSIRERGGWSGFVERYAEKEEPENMVIRVCCGMLLLLATMSLTYYIYRRL, encoded by the exons ATGGGACAAAGCACCGAACATGTGGTGCAGGAGGCCTACGTAATGTCGCAGGACTACATCAGGTACGTGACTGGTAGGGCGTCAAAGGCAGCTCCCAGTGTGACGGCAGCCACCCTGAGGCATGCAGGCGACGACCTCCTGGTGAAATACCCCATCTTCTTCAAGCGATGGCCCCGGGTTTTCAGGGACGTTAGCTCCGACGACGCCTGCGACTACTTATTCAGGATTCTGGACGAGCATTTTCAACCAGAGAAACCCTGGCAGAAGAAAGAGCTGACTTGGAGTGGTATCCTTTCTATTTATGTGCTGGCAGGGCAGCTGGCTATACACTGTCAAAAGAATGGCATGGAGtcagtgctggaggagctggaACTCAGAGTTGGAAAGTACGTGGAGAGTAACGTATGCCCAAGCATTAGAGAAAGAGGAGGATGG TCTGGTTTCGTGGAGCGCTACGCCGAGAAGGAAGAGCCAGAAAACATGGTGATTCGCGTATGCTGTGGAATGTTACTCCTGTTGGCCACCATGTCCCTCACTTACTACATTTACAGGAGGTTGTGA